The sequence AGCTTTGACCGCAGCTCCCTACTGGTGGAGCACCAGCGCACCCACACTGGGGAGCGCCCCTACCGCTGCCACCAATGCAGCCAGGGCTTCACCCGCGCCACCCACCTCAGCCGGCACCAGCTAATCCACCGTGGCGAGCGACCTCACGGCTGCCCGGAGTGTGGCCGGCGCTTCCGGCTCCGGGCTGCGTTAGTCAAGCACGTGCGGAGCCACACAGGAGAGCGACCCTATAAGTGTGCTGAGTGTGGGGCGGTCTTCGCCAGTGTCTCCTCCCTGGCTCGGCACCGCCGGAGCCACGCCGGCGAGAagccccactgctgccctgaCTGTGGCAAGAGGTTCGGGCAGAGCACTGCCTTCGCTGAGCACTGCCGCACCCACACCGGGGAGCGCCCCTACCGCTGCCTGGAGTGCGGCCGCGCCTTCGCCGGCAGCTCCAACTTCATCCGGCACCAGAGAgtccacaccggggagcggccctaccAGTGCCAGGGCTGCGGCCGCACCTTCCGGGTCAGCTCCAACCTGGCCAGGCACCAGAGGACTCACCACCAGGGGCTGGTGGCCACTGAGTGTGGAGATACTCCCTTGCTGGGACAGGCAGGACAGAGCTAGGGCCACTGGGGGCATGGGCCAAGCTAGGGCCACTGGGGGCAAGCCAAAGGCCAGGGGAGCTGGACAGGGCTGGGCCATTGCAGGTGTAGGCTGAGGTGGAGCTGAAGGCCgggcgggggctggctggggctgggccatGGCGGGCATAGGCCGAGGTGGAGCCAAAGGCTGGGGGGGGTTGGTTGGGGCTGGGCCATGTCAAGTGTAGGCTGAGGTGGAACCAAAGGCCAGGGGtgtgggttggggctggggccatggcAGGCGTAAGCTGCGATGGTCAGAGCACAAGGCAGGAGCAAGTGGCTGGATTCTCTGCAGCCCTGAGCCAAGCAACACCCCATGGAGCAGGATCAGATGGCCTCAGGGAAGGTGGCTCCTCCATCTTGCCACACCAGCCCTCTCTTCCCTGCCATGGTGCTGAACTCTCCGTCCAGTAGGAAGCGCTGCCTCCTAAACCCTCCTCCTACCATTACTGCCAACTTAGGCCAGGCCTGCTGGGGCAGAGCTCTCTCCTTTCATCCCCCCAAGGAAGAAAGGGCCAGTGTTGGCCCCTGGCTCCAGTCTGCTGCTCACAGGGCTGCGCCATGGCGACAAACTCAGAGGTGCCCCAGGGGCAATCCTGCCCTAGGAGAGCTGCCCGTCTTTGCTGTATGGACCGGCATCAGGCAGGCTGGGCCCTGCCCACAGTGCCGCAGGTCTCCGTGGGTTGTGTgccaccccccgccccgagccaaTGCCGCTTGAGCCGCAGCAGGTTTCttgatattaaaaacaaaagcctgtggTTCCCAGGTGAAACGTGGGGTCGGCCGACACACTGAGCCCCGGAGCTGCCTGCTGAGCCATGCTCATCCTCGTTGCACTTGTCAAACCAACCCAAATAGCTTTCTTCGACAGGGTACCAAGTCTCGTGGATGGGgggacgtggtatatcttgattttagtaaagcttttgatactgtcctgcATGATCTTATAAATAAacgggaaatacaacctagatggagctactataaggtgggtgcaaaactggttggaaaaccattcccagagagtagttatcagcggttcacagtcatgctggaaggtcctaacgagtggggtcccacagggatcagttctgggtccggttcttcatcaatgatttagataatggcatagagagtacacttataaagtttgcggatggtACTAAACTAGGaaggattgcaagtgctttggaggaccggattaaaattcaaaacgatctggacaaact comes from Lepidochelys kempii isolate rLepKem1 chromosome 6, rLepKem1.hap2, whole genome shotgun sequence and encodes:
- the LOC140913692 gene encoding uncharacterized protein; this translates as MCGKSFSRRSNLTKHQRVHTGERPFCCTQCGKCFTQSSNLCRHQSLHAAGEGPWRCPECGESFTGSAGLARHQRTHVVGERSHCCHQCGKGFASHSLLTIHRRSHSGERPFSCAQCGRSFDRSSLLVEHQRTHTGERPYRCHQCSQGFTRATHLSRHQLIHRGERPHGCPECGRRFRLRAALVKHVRSHTGERPYKCAECGAVFASVSSLARHRRSHAGEKPHCCPDCGKRFGQSTAFAEHCRTHTGERPYRCLECGRAFAGSSNFIRHQRVHTGERPYQCQGCGRTFRVSSNLARHQRTHHQGLVATECGDTPLLGQAGQS